The Catenulispora sp. GP43 genome includes a window with the following:
- a CDS encoding carbohydrate kinase: protein MVQAQGAFADTDTDVGTAAVAVVGEALIDLIPVDVHDCYQAVPGGSPANVAVGLARLGIPTRMAARISGDPPGRILRRRLADAGVDMRGVVAAAEPSSVALVSRGPHYDLRIHGTADWQWTEAELQQLDPDSLAALHIGSLAAVLPPGAHEIAALVRRVRPTATITYDPNIRPDHMAAIPDARHRINTLIELADVVKLSDADLGWLSPAIPPAAFAQHLVATGTALAVVTQGAAGAVAACAAGIIEVPAFPVEVVDTVGAGDAYMSALLAGLHDRRLLGAPARADLRAIGVDALTTVLTDAARAAAMTCGRRGSDPPTRADLEAPADLEAPAVLR from the coding sequence ATGGTTCAAGCACAGGGCGCCTTCGCCGATACCGATACCGATGTTGGCACCGCCGCCGTCGCGGTGGTCGGCGAGGCGCTGATCGACCTGATCCCGGTCGATGTCCACGACTGTTATCAAGCGGTCCCCGGCGGCTCGCCGGCCAACGTCGCGGTCGGCCTGGCCCGGCTCGGCATCCCGACCCGCATGGCGGCGCGCATCTCCGGCGACCCGCCGGGCCGGATCCTGCGCCGCCGTCTGGCCGACGCGGGCGTCGACATGCGCGGCGTGGTGGCGGCGGCCGAGCCGTCGTCGGTGGCGCTGGTGTCCCGCGGCCCGCACTACGATCTGCGGATCCACGGCACCGCCGACTGGCAGTGGACCGAGGCCGAACTCCAGCAGCTCGACCCGGACTCGCTCGCGGCCCTGCACATCGGGTCGCTGGCGGCGGTCCTGCCACCCGGCGCGCACGAGATCGCCGCCCTGGTTCGCCGAGTCCGCCCCACCGCCACCATCACCTACGACCCGAACATCCGCCCCGACCACATGGCCGCGATCCCCGACGCGCGCCATCGCATCAACACATTGATCGAGTTGGCCGACGTGGTCAAGCTCAGCGACGCCGACCTCGGGTGGCTGTCCCCGGCCATCCCGCCGGCGGCCTTCGCCCAGCACCTGGTCGCCACCGGCACCGCCCTCGCGGTGGTCACCCAGGGCGCGGCCGGAGCCGTGGCGGCCTGCGCGGCCGGGATCATCGAGGTCCCGGCGTTCCCGGTCGAGGTCGTCGACACCGTCGGAGCCGGCGACGCCTATATGAGCGCCCTCCTCGCCGGCCTGCACGACCGGCGCCTGCTCGGCGCCCCGGCCCGCGCCGACCTGCGAGCCATCGGCGTCGACGCCCTCACCACGGTCCTCACCGACGCTGCTCGGGCCGCCGCCATGACGTGCGGCCGTCGCGGCTCGGACCCTCCGACCCGGGCCGACCTCGAAGCCCCGGCCGACCTCGAAGCCCCGGCCGTCCTCCGCTGA
- a CDS encoding GH32 C-terminal domain-containing protein, producing the protein MSRTRLKVLFAVAALFTAASVAGPPASADALYHEIYRPQFHFSPQQNWMNDPNGLIYYKGQYHLFFQYNPSGATWGNMSWGHAVSTDLVHWKQLPLAIPQDADEMVFSGSVVFDRTDSSGLGTAANPPLVAIYTSAYKATGKQAQSLAYSLDGGTTWTRYSGNPVLDLGSQNFRDPKVFWYQPTHSWLMTVALSDQHKVSFYTSKDLKSWTHLSDFGPAGAVGGAWECPDLFPLPVDGDPARTKWVLVVGTNPGAVAGGSGVQYFVGDFNGATFTSGDPPYTPPAGDTLQDFDSAAGYGTWTATGTAFGSAPAAGTLPDQQQVTGFTPPGLANSYNGGDPSTGELDSPTFTVTKLYLNFLVGGGDHPYVAGAGDGTPPPGTLFQDWSAGTTYADEGWSATGSFAGSGPLAEQLPNQLTPRVLDTFSPAGDGGTGTVTSPAFTISSHYIGLQVGGGDHPWGAAAPTAVNLLIGGKVVASATGTNSGELDWTNWDVSAYAGQQAQIQAVDSATGGWGHLMVGDIVFSDQKAEPKDDQTSVNLVVDGQVVRSATGSDSENLDWASWDLHDLVGKQARIQIVDHATGGWGHILADDFMAASAPALSVIQRAHWIDYGPDFYASSTFNDTPDGSRIMVGWMNNWQYGQNIPTSPWRSADSLPRRLSLTTVDGTVQLTQQPISLNSLRRSQYSTSAIQLDSTTVPVAVPVPANAGPEFEAQVSLNPHGARQVGLDVRTGAGGQRTRIGYDAGSGRLFVDRTASGDVGFDPSFPSVESAPVALTGGALALHILVDASSVEVYTADGTRVLTTQIFPDPASTGLDVFAEGGRATVAGLHVWKLASIWP; encoded by the coding sequence ATGTCCCGAACCCGGCTCAAAGTACTGTTCGCCGTCGCCGCGTTGTTCACCGCGGCCTCAGTCGCCGGCCCGCCGGCCTCGGCCGACGCCCTGTACCACGAGATCTACCGCCCGCAGTTCCACTTCTCCCCGCAGCAGAACTGGATGAACGACCCCAATGGCCTGATCTACTACAAGGGCCAGTACCACCTGTTCTTCCAGTACAACCCGAGCGGCGCCACCTGGGGCAACATGTCTTGGGGCCACGCCGTGAGCACCGACCTCGTCCACTGGAAGCAGCTCCCGCTGGCCATCCCGCAGGACGCCGACGAGATGGTCTTCTCCGGCAGCGTGGTGTTCGACCGGACCGACTCCTCGGGCCTGGGCACCGCCGCGAACCCGCCGCTGGTCGCGATCTACACCAGCGCGTACAAGGCGACCGGCAAGCAGGCGCAGTCGCTGGCCTACAGCCTCGACGGCGGCACCACCTGGACCAGGTACAGCGGCAACCCGGTTTTGGACCTGGGGTCGCAGAACTTCCGCGACCCGAAGGTCTTCTGGTATCAGCCCACGCACTCCTGGCTGATGACGGTCGCGCTGTCCGACCAGCACAAGGTGTCCTTCTACACGTCCAAGGACCTGAAGTCCTGGACCCACCTGTCGGACTTCGGCCCGGCCGGGGCGGTCGGCGGCGCGTGGGAGTGCCCGGACCTGTTCCCGCTGCCGGTGGACGGGGACCCGGCGCGCACCAAGTGGGTGCTGGTCGTCGGCACCAACCCCGGCGCCGTCGCCGGCGGATCCGGCGTGCAGTACTTCGTCGGCGACTTCAACGGCGCCACCTTCACCAGCGGCGACCCGCCCTACACCCCGCCGGCCGGCGACACCCTCCAGGACTTCGACTCGGCGGCGGGCTACGGGACCTGGACCGCGACCGGCACGGCCTTCGGCTCCGCGCCCGCGGCCGGAACCCTGCCGGACCAGCAGCAGGTCACCGGCTTCACCCCGCCCGGCTTGGCGAACTCCTACAACGGCGGCGACCCCTCGACCGGCGAGCTGGACTCGCCGACGTTCACCGTCACCAAGCTCTATCTCAACTTCCTGGTCGGCGGAGGTGATCATCCCTACGTCGCGGGCGCCGGGGACGGCACGCCGCCGCCGGGAACCCTGTTCCAGGACTGGTCGGCCGGCACCACCTATGCCGACGAGGGCTGGAGCGCCACCGGCTCCTTCGCCGGCTCCGGGCCGCTGGCCGAGCAGCTGCCGAACCAGCTCACGCCGCGTGTCCTGGACACGTTCTCCCCGGCCGGGGACGGCGGCACCGGGACCGTCACCTCCCCGGCGTTCACGATCTCCTCGCACTACATCGGGCTGCAGGTCGGCGGCGGTGATCATCCCTGGGGTGCCGCCGCGCCGACCGCCGTCAACCTGCTGATCGGCGGCAAGGTCGTGGCCAGCGCCACCGGTACGAACAGCGGCGAGCTCGACTGGACAAACTGGGACGTCAGCGCCTACGCCGGGCAGCAGGCGCAGATCCAGGCCGTGGACTCCGCCACCGGCGGCTGGGGCCACCTGATGGTCGGCGACATCGTGTTCTCCGACCAGAAGGCCGAGCCGAAGGACGACCAGACCTCGGTGAACCTGGTCGTCGACGGCCAGGTGGTGCGCTCGGCGACCGGCTCGGACAGCGAGAACCTCGACTGGGCCTCCTGGGACCTGCACGACCTGGTCGGCAAGCAGGCGCGGATCCAGATCGTCGACCACGCCACCGGCGGCTGGGGTCATATCCTCGCCGATGACTTCATGGCCGCCTCCGCCCCGGCGTTGTCGGTGATCCAGCGCGCGCACTGGATCGACTACGGACCGGACTTCTACGCCAGCAGCACCTTCAACGACACCCCGGACGGCAGCCGCATCATGGTGGGCTGGATGAACAACTGGCAGTACGGCCAGAACATCCCGACCTCGCCGTGGCGCAGCGCCGACAGCCTGCCGCGCCGGCTCAGTCTGACCACCGTGGACGGCACGGTCCAGCTGACCCAGCAGCCGATCTCGCTGAACTCGCTGCGGCGATCGCAGTACTCGACGTCGGCGATCCAGCTCGACTCCACGACGGTCCCCGTTGCCGTCCCCGTCCCCGCCAACGCGGGCCCGGAGTTCGAGGCGCAGGTCAGCCTCAACCCGCACGGCGCGCGCCAGGTGGGCCTGGACGTCCGCACCGGAGCCGGCGGCCAGCGCACCCGCATCGGCTACGACGCGGGCAGCGGCCGGCTGTTCGTGGACCGCACTGCCTCCGGCGACGTCGGGTTCGATCCGTCGTTCCCGTCGGTGGAGTCGGCGCCGGTGGCGTTGACCGGCGGCGCGCTGGCCTTGCACATCCTGGTGGACGCCTCCTCGGTCGAGGTCTACACCGCCGACGGCACCCGGGTCTTGACCACGCAGATCTTCCCGGATCCGGCGAGCACCGGTCTGGACGTGTTCGCCGAGGGCGGCCGCGCCACCGTCGCGGGCCTGCACGTCTGGAAGCTGGCTTCCATCTGGCCCTGA